A section of the Humulus lupulus chromosome 2, drHumLupu1.1, whole genome shotgun sequence genome encodes:
- the LOC133818445 gene encoding bifunctional riboflavin kinase/FMN phosphatase isoform X1 produces the protein MIFRMSVVNPLKKLAKCVILDLDGTLVNTDGIVSEVLRVFLVKYGKQWDGREAKKIVGKTPLESAVAIVEDYELPCSATELISDITPMFSNHWCNIKALPGADRLIKHLSSHEVPMALASNSPRESIETKISFHHGWKESFPVIIGGDEVSAGKPSPEMFLEAAKRLNVEPSGCLAIEDSLPGVTAGKAAGMEVVVVPSLPKQSNIFTEADEVINSLLDFRPEKWGLPPFQDWIEDTLPLAPWCIGGPVIKGFGRGSKVLGIPTVRFHIFSANLSTDGYSALLSEHPAGVYFGWAGLSARGMVFKMVMSLGWNPYFNNTEKTIEPWLLHDFDEDFYGEDLRLVIVGYIRPEANFSTLDNLIAKIHEDRRIAERALDLPLYSKFKDDPYLRSS, from the exons ATGATCTTTAGGATGTCGGTTGTCAACCCTTTAAAGAAGCTAGCAAAGTGTGTTATCCTTGATTTGGATGGTACACTTGTAAATACAG ACGGCATTGTGAGTGAGGTTTTGAGAGTGTTTCTGGTCAAGTATGGAAAGCAATGGGATGGGAGGGAAGCTAAGAAAATAGTTGGAAAAACACCGCTTGAATCTGCAGTTGCTATTGTTGAAGATTATGAGCTTCCTTGCTCAGCAACTGAATTAATATCTGATATCACACCTATGTTCTCCAATCA CTGGTGCAATATTAAAGCTCTTCCAGGTGCGGATAGGTTGATTAAACATCTGAGCAGTCATGAAGTGCCAATGGCATTGGCTTCAAACTCTCCAAGAGAGAGCATAGAAACCAAAATTTCCTTCCATCATG GTTGGAAGGAATCCTTTCCTGTTATCATTGGTGGTGATGAAGTGAGTGCAGGGAAGCCTTCCCCCGAAAT GTTTCTTGAAGCAGCTAAAAGACTAAATGTTGAACCTTCCGGCTGCCTTGCCATTGAAGATTCTCT ACCAGGTGTCACAGCTGGTAAGGCTGCTGGAATGGAAGTGGTTGTTGTACCCTCCCTTCCAAAACAATCCAATATTTTTACTGAAGCAGATGAGGTGATCAATTCTTTACTTGATTTCAGACCGGAAAAGTGGGGCCTCCCTCCATTCCAAGATT GGATAGAAGATACTTTGCCGTTAGCACCTTGGTGCATTGGTGGTCCTGTCATTAAGGGTTTTGGACGTGGCTCGAAAGTGCTTGGAATCCCTACCG TGCGCTTCCATATTTTTTCAGCCAATTTATCCACAGATGGATATTCAGCTCTCCTTTCAGAACATCCTGCAGGGGTGTATTTTGGTTGGGCTGGATTATCAGCTCGTGGTATGGTTTTCAAAATGGTCATGAGTCTTGGTTGGAATCCATATTTCAACAACACTGAAAAGACTATT GAGCCATGGTTGCTACATGACTTTGATGAAGATTTTTACGGCGAGGATTTGCGACTTGTTATTGTTGGCTACATTCGTCCTGAG GCAAACTTTTCAACCCTTGACAACTTGATAGCAAAGATTCATGAGGACAGGAGAATTGCAGAAAGAGCTCTTGATCTTCCATTGTACTCAAAATTCAAGGATGACCCATACTTGAGAAGTTCATAG
- the LOC133818445 gene encoding bifunctional riboflavin kinase/FMN phosphatase isoform X3, which translates to MIFRMSVVNPLKKLAKCVILDLDGTLVNTDGIVSEVLRVFLVKYGKQWDGREAKKIVGKTPLESAVAIVEDYELPCSATELISDITPMFSNHWCNIKALPGADRLIKHLSSHEVPMALASNSPRESIETKISFHHGWKESFPVIIGGDEVSAGKPSPEMFLEAAKRLNVEPSGCLAIEDSLPGVTAGKAAGMEVVVVPSLPKQSNIFTEADEVINSLLDFRPEKWGLPPFQDWIEDTLPLAPWCIGGPVIKGFGRGSKVLGIPTANLSTDGYSALLSEHPAGVYFGWAGLSARGMVFKMVMSLGWNPYFNNTEKTIEPWLLHDFDEDFYGEDLRLVIVGYIRPEANFSTLDNLIAKIHEDRRIAERALDLPLYSKFKDDPYLRSS; encoded by the exons ATGATCTTTAGGATGTCGGTTGTCAACCCTTTAAAGAAGCTAGCAAAGTGTGTTATCCTTGATTTGGATGGTACACTTGTAAATACAG ACGGCATTGTGAGTGAGGTTTTGAGAGTGTTTCTGGTCAAGTATGGAAAGCAATGGGATGGGAGGGAAGCTAAGAAAATAGTTGGAAAAACACCGCTTGAATCTGCAGTTGCTATTGTTGAAGATTATGAGCTTCCTTGCTCAGCAACTGAATTAATATCTGATATCACACCTATGTTCTCCAATCA CTGGTGCAATATTAAAGCTCTTCCAGGTGCGGATAGGTTGATTAAACATCTGAGCAGTCATGAAGTGCCAATGGCATTGGCTTCAAACTCTCCAAGAGAGAGCATAGAAACCAAAATTTCCTTCCATCATG GTTGGAAGGAATCCTTTCCTGTTATCATTGGTGGTGATGAAGTGAGTGCAGGGAAGCCTTCCCCCGAAAT GTTTCTTGAAGCAGCTAAAAGACTAAATGTTGAACCTTCCGGCTGCCTTGCCATTGAAGATTCTCT ACCAGGTGTCACAGCTGGTAAGGCTGCTGGAATGGAAGTGGTTGTTGTACCCTCCCTTCCAAAACAATCCAATATTTTTACTGAAGCAGATGAGGTGATCAATTCTTTACTTGATTTCAGACCGGAAAAGTGGGGCCTCCCTCCATTCCAAGATT GGATAGAAGATACTTTGCCGTTAGCACCTTGGTGCATTGGTGGTCCTGTCATTAAGGGTTTTGGACGTGGCTCGAAAGTGCTTGGAATCCCTACCG CCAATTTATCCACAGATGGATATTCAGCTCTCCTTTCAGAACATCCTGCAGGGGTGTATTTTGGTTGGGCTGGATTATCAGCTCGTGGTATGGTTTTCAAAATGGTCATGAGTCTTGGTTGGAATCCATATTTCAACAACACTGAAAAGACTATT GAGCCATGGTTGCTACATGACTTTGATGAAGATTTTTACGGCGAGGATTTGCGACTTGTTATTGTTGGCTACATTCGTCCTGAG GCAAACTTTTCAACCCTTGACAACTTGATAGCAAAGATTCATGAGGACAGGAGAATTGCAGAAAGAGCTCTTGATCTTCCATTGTACTCAAAATTCAAGGATGACCCATACTTGAGAAGTTCATAG
- the LOC133818445 gene encoding bifunctional riboflavin kinase/FMN phosphatase isoform X4, whose product MIFRMSVVNPLKKLAKCVILDLDGTLVNTDGIVSEVLRVFLVKYGKQWDGREAKKIVGKTPLESAVAIVEDYELPCSATELISDITPMFSNHWCNIKALPGADRLIKHLSSHEVPMALASNSPRESIETKISFHHGWKESFPVIIGGDEVSAGKPSPEMFLEAAKRLNVEPSGCLAIEDSLPGVTAGKAAGMEVVVVPSLPKQSNIFTEADEVINSLLDFRPEKWGLPPFQDWIEDTLPLAPWCIGGPVIKGFGRGSKVLGIPTDGYSALLSEHPAGVYFGWAGLSARGMVFKMVMSLGWNPYFNNTEKTIEPWLLHDFDEDFYGEDLRLVIVGYIRPEANFSTLDNLIAKIHEDRRIAERALDLPLYSKFKDDPYLRSS is encoded by the exons ATGATCTTTAGGATGTCGGTTGTCAACCCTTTAAAGAAGCTAGCAAAGTGTGTTATCCTTGATTTGGATGGTACACTTGTAAATACAG ACGGCATTGTGAGTGAGGTTTTGAGAGTGTTTCTGGTCAAGTATGGAAAGCAATGGGATGGGAGGGAAGCTAAGAAAATAGTTGGAAAAACACCGCTTGAATCTGCAGTTGCTATTGTTGAAGATTATGAGCTTCCTTGCTCAGCAACTGAATTAATATCTGATATCACACCTATGTTCTCCAATCA CTGGTGCAATATTAAAGCTCTTCCAGGTGCGGATAGGTTGATTAAACATCTGAGCAGTCATGAAGTGCCAATGGCATTGGCTTCAAACTCTCCAAGAGAGAGCATAGAAACCAAAATTTCCTTCCATCATG GTTGGAAGGAATCCTTTCCTGTTATCATTGGTGGTGATGAAGTGAGTGCAGGGAAGCCTTCCCCCGAAAT GTTTCTTGAAGCAGCTAAAAGACTAAATGTTGAACCTTCCGGCTGCCTTGCCATTGAAGATTCTCT ACCAGGTGTCACAGCTGGTAAGGCTGCTGGAATGGAAGTGGTTGTTGTACCCTCCCTTCCAAAACAATCCAATATTTTTACTGAAGCAGATGAGGTGATCAATTCTTTACTTGATTTCAGACCGGAAAAGTGGGGCCTCCCTCCATTCCAAGATT GGATAGAAGATACTTTGCCGTTAGCACCTTGGTGCATTGGTGGTCCTGTCATTAAGGGTTTTGGACGTGGCTCGAAAGTGCTTGGAATCCCTACCG ATGGATATTCAGCTCTCCTTTCAGAACATCCTGCAGGGGTGTATTTTGGTTGGGCTGGATTATCAGCTCGTGGTATGGTTTTCAAAATGGTCATGAGTCTTGGTTGGAATCCATATTTCAACAACACTGAAAAGACTATT GAGCCATGGTTGCTACATGACTTTGATGAAGATTTTTACGGCGAGGATTTGCGACTTGTTATTGTTGGCTACATTCGTCCTGAG GCAAACTTTTCAACCCTTGACAACTTGATAGCAAAGATTCATGAGGACAGGAGAATTGCAGAAAGAGCTCTTGATCTTCCATTGTACTCAAAATTCAAGGATGACCCATACTTGAGAAGTTCATAG
- the LOC133818445 gene encoding bifunctional riboflavin kinase/FMN phosphatase isoform X2 encodes MSVVNPLKKLAKCVILDLDGTLVNTDGIVSEVLRVFLVKYGKQWDGREAKKIVGKTPLESAVAIVEDYELPCSATELISDITPMFSNHWCNIKALPGADRLIKHLSSHEVPMALASNSPRESIETKISFHHGWKESFPVIIGGDEVSAGKPSPEMFLEAAKRLNVEPSGCLAIEDSLPGVTAGKAAGMEVVVVPSLPKQSNIFTEADEVINSLLDFRPEKWGLPPFQDWIEDTLPLAPWCIGGPVIKGFGRGSKVLGIPTVRFHIFSANLSTDGYSALLSEHPAGVYFGWAGLSARGMVFKMVMSLGWNPYFNNTEKTIEPWLLHDFDEDFYGEDLRLVIVGYIRPEANFSTLDNLIAKIHEDRRIAERALDLPLYSKFKDDPYLRSS; translated from the exons ATGTCGGTTGTCAACCCTTTAAAGAAGCTAGCAAAGTGTGTTATCCTTGATTTGGATGGTACACTTGTAAATACAG ACGGCATTGTGAGTGAGGTTTTGAGAGTGTTTCTGGTCAAGTATGGAAAGCAATGGGATGGGAGGGAAGCTAAGAAAATAGTTGGAAAAACACCGCTTGAATCTGCAGTTGCTATTGTTGAAGATTATGAGCTTCCTTGCTCAGCAACTGAATTAATATCTGATATCACACCTATGTTCTCCAATCA CTGGTGCAATATTAAAGCTCTTCCAGGTGCGGATAGGTTGATTAAACATCTGAGCAGTCATGAAGTGCCAATGGCATTGGCTTCAAACTCTCCAAGAGAGAGCATAGAAACCAAAATTTCCTTCCATCATG GTTGGAAGGAATCCTTTCCTGTTATCATTGGTGGTGATGAAGTGAGTGCAGGGAAGCCTTCCCCCGAAAT GTTTCTTGAAGCAGCTAAAAGACTAAATGTTGAACCTTCCGGCTGCCTTGCCATTGAAGATTCTCT ACCAGGTGTCACAGCTGGTAAGGCTGCTGGAATGGAAGTGGTTGTTGTACCCTCCCTTCCAAAACAATCCAATATTTTTACTGAAGCAGATGAGGTGATCAATTCTTTACTTGATTTCAGACCGGAAAAGTGGGGCCTCCCTCCATTCCAAGATT GGATAGAAGATACTTTGCCGTTAGCACCTTGGTGCATTGGTGGTCCTGTCATTAAGGGTTTTGGACGTGGCTCGAAAGTGCTTGGAATCCCTACCG TGCGCTTCCATATTTTTTCAGCCAATTTATCCACAGATGGATATTCAGCTCTCCTTTCAGAACATCCTGCAGGGGTGTATTTTGGTTGGGCTGGATTATCAGCTCGTGGTATGGTTTTCAAAATGGTCATGAGTCTTGGTTGGAATCCATATTTCAACAACACTGAAAAGACTATT GAGCCATGGTTGCTACATGACTTTGATGAAGATTTTTACGGCGAGGATTTGCGACTTGTTATTGTTGGCTACATTCGTCCTGAG GCAAACTTTTCAACCCTTGACAACTTGATAGCAAAGATTCATGAGGACAGGAGAATTGCAGAAAGAGCTCTTGATCTTCCATTGTACTCAAAATTCAAGGATGACCCATACTTGAGAAGTTCATAG